The sequence below is a genomic window from Nostoc flagelliforme CCNUN1.
AAATACAGCAATTAAGAGCAGAGATTGAAGAACTTCGTGACAAAAATTCTGGCGAGTTGGAAACACAATTGGAAGAGTTGCGAACACAACTTCAGTTACAAATAGGTATTTTGTCAATTCCTATCGAGCAAATAGAGCCAAATATAGAACAACCTAGACAAACATTTTTACCCGAAAGTCTTGAATCTATGTCTCGCTCTTTAACTAGTGATGGACAGTTACAACCAGTTATTTTGATTCAAAGGGAGAATCATCTATTAATATTTGACGGAGAGCGACGCTGGCGCAGTGCTAAAGCTTTAGGTTGGCAAACCTTGTCAGCAGTTATTATTCCAGAACCAACTGGTTTACATCGTAAAGCATTACTAACTTCTCTACATCGAGAAGACCTTAATCCTTTGGATAAAGCCGAGGCGATCGCGCGTGAATTGTCTACAATTACTGGATTAGAACTTCAAGATATTCCGCGTATTCTTTCAACAGTAGTTCGACGTTTGAATAGTCAAAAACGTATAACATCGCTGGTGGATTTAGTAACAGCAGATGCAAAAAAACAAGAAAAAGAACTAGAATCTTTAGATTTAAGCGACTCAGAACGAGCAATCTTAAGTCTACTGTTAGATTTACAGCTAAATCCTGCTTCTATCGATGCCAATATTTTTCCGATGCTATCTTTAGCAGAAGACCTAAAACTTGCCATAAGAGCAGGACTTAAAGGTGTTCATGCAATGGCTCTACAAAAACTTTCCGCAAAAAATTTGGGATTGACTGAACAAAAAGCAAAATCTATCAGGGAAGAGACTACGCACAAAGTAATAGTAGAAAAGTTGTCTGTTGTTGCTACTCGAAAATTAGTAGCTGAAGTGATAGCATCTGAG
It includes:
- a CDS encoding ParB/RepB/Spo0J family partition protein, whose product is MCARNTPNLTNYFSGAKQSQQLSEAEQEIQQLRAEIEELRDKNSGELETQLEELRTQLQLQIGILSIPIEQIEPNIEQPRQTFLPESLESMSRSLTSDGQLQPVILIQRENHLLIFDGERRWRSAKALGWQTLSAVIIPEPTGLHRKALLTSLHREDLNPLDKAEAIARELSTITGLELQDIPRILSTVVRRLNSQKRITSLVDLVTADAKKQEKELESLDLSDSERAILSLLLDLQLNPASIDANIFPMLSLAEDLKLAIRAGLKGVHAMALQKLSAKNLGLTEQKAKSIREETTHKVIVEKLSVVATRKLVAEVIASESEVAVTKNTKRKAVSQASSRLQKLSLELLKQANPAELIELQRVLSHKLVEIEKVLKQN